From Streptomonospora salina, the proteins below share one genomic window:
- a CDS encoding RidA family protein, with translation MARRVISTSGAAPPGGPYSQGVVAGDFVYLSGATPHRRDRSLVEGPFADQARTTFDNLAAVAEAAGASLADAVRVGVYLRDLQDFAAMNELFAEYFPSEPPARTTLQADLPGFAVEVDAVLYRPS, from the coding sequence ATGGCCAGACGCGTGATCAGTACATCCGGAGCCGCCCCTCCGGGCGGCCCCTACTCCCAGGGCGTCGTCGCCGGCGACTTCGTCTACCTCTCCGGAGCGACCCCGCACCGCCGGGACCGCTCGCTGGTCGAGGGCCCGTTCGCCGACCAGGCCCGCACCACGTTCGACAATCTCGCGGCGGTCGCCGAGGCGGCCGGGGCGAGCCTGGCCGACGCGGTCCGGGTCGGGGTATACCTGCGCGATCTGCAGGACTTCGCGGCGATGAACGAACTGTTCGCCGAGTACTTCCCCAGCGAACCGCCGGCCCGCACCACGCTGCAGGCCGACCTTCCCGGTTTCGCCGTCGAGGTCGACGCGGTCCTCTACCGGCCGTCCTGA